A stretch of the Capsicum annuum cultivar UCD-10X-F1 chromosome 8, UCD10Xv1.1, whole genome shotgun sequence genome encodes the following:
- the LOC107879185 gene encoding uncharacterized protein LOC107879185 yields the protein MIDNYNHWHKNLSFFLLGYRTTIRTSTGATPYLLVYGTEAVLPIEVEIPCLRIIQEAELSDVDWIQNWYEQLMLIDEKRMNANEAKGKFAPNGEGPYVVHRVLTSGALTLAEMDGEVWPKAINADVVKRYYV from the exons ATGATTGATAACTATAATCATTGGCAcaagaatttgtcatttttcCTTCTTGGCTATCGCACCACTATTAGGACTTCTACTGGAGCAACACCTTATTTGTTAGTTTATGGAACAGAAGCAGTGTTACCCATAGAAGTAGAGATACCGTGTTTGAGAATTATTCAGGAAGCTGAGTTGAGTGATGTCGATTGGATCCAAAATTGGTATGAACAATTGATGCTAATTGATGAAAAGAGGATGAACGCA AATGAAGCTAAAGGAAAGTTCGCACCTAACGGGGAAGGGCCTTACGTCGTTCATCGAGTATTAACAAGCGGAGCACTGACCCTAGCAGAAATGGATGGTGAAGTATGGCCAAAAGCCATCAATGCAGATGTTGTTAAGAGATACTATGTCTAG